A region from the uncultured Bacteroides sp. genome encodes:
- a CDS encoding RagB/SusD family nutrient uptake outer membrane protein, with protein sequence MKKIINILGISAMLLAFASCADWLDMPSESKADSSSIFTTVSRAEMTVVGAYSSLFTQELGYQLLEGTDESSSTESNSKYYVSNYDYTNLTGILSSTYTTMYKAIEYANVCIKNLPSMSASSDSEQKKINSLLGESLAIRAYAYWNLVRFYGDVPYSDVPTSELSTFSSSRVSRDTIWDHCITDLQKAVELLPWKSEGMVATSERFTKNSAYGILARVALYAAGYSLRWDLSTVPYDKSTVKIAQRNDANRIKELYQIAANACKAVIDQKENKLLDNYDEVFRDLCLKQYNDETMLEYGCFGPNSPDVRTGYVNTIPTSGTSVTFGKGGAQMVSMPTFYFEFEEGDQRRDVSVCNYALLGDDSYQMNTYVGQGVGKYRINWKSERGTSDSRRDINWPLLRYSDVLLMYAEALNELNNAPTTEAVNALKAVRLRAFKNDASKIGTIPTSYPDFKNAIIQERKLELSNESLRKTDLTRWGILVDYLTAEKEKLYQLANHEGKYANVDVYRAYKKGSKAVFKDPTVALSYISMNAADIAQLNLTTAEETTLNTLNDSKKGVLTKDFYEAGGKVYFTQSAAPEGATKVSYTILNMFGCNSVKQSGGLSVKTVEGISAENTWITRMFYGMEKNKVEIMPFHTTAIMDVNPGLSGEQHPCY encoded by the coding sequence ATGAAAAAGATTATCAATATTTTAGGAATATCAGCTATGTTGTTGGCGTTTGCTTCTTGTGCAGACTGGTTGGACATGCCCTCCGAATCGAAAGCTGATAGTTCTTCTATTTTCACGACTGTTAGTAGAGCGGAAATGACTGTAGTGGGAGCTTACTCCAGTTTATTTACACAAGAATTAGGCTATCAATTGTTGGAAGGAACGGATGAGTCGAGTTCTACGGAAAGCAATTCTAAGTATTATGTTTCCAATTATGATTATACCAATCTTACAGGTATATTGAGTTCAACGTATACAACCATGTATAAAGCAATTGAATACGCTAATGTGTGCATCAAGAATTTGCCTTCCATGAGTGCATCTTCCGATAGTGAACAGAAGAAGATTAATTCGTTATTGGGTGAATCGTTGGCTATTCGGGCGTATGCTTACTGGAATTTGGTACGTTTTTACGGTGATGTGCCTTACTCGGATGTACCGACTTCCGAGTTAAGTACTTTTTCTTCTTCACGTGTTAGTCGTGACACTATTTGGGATCATTGTATTACAGACCTTCAAAAAGCGGTGGAATTGCTTCCGTGGAAGAGTGAAGGCATGGTAGCTACGTCTGAACGTTTCACCAAGAATTCAGCTTATGGCATTCTAGCACGTGTGGCTTTGTATGCTGCGGGTTACTCTTTGCGCTGGGATTTGAGTACGGTACCGTATGACAAAAGTACAGTAAAGATTGCGCAACGCAACGATGCTAATCGGATTAAAGAATTGTATCAGATTGCCGCGAATGCTTGTAAGGCAGTCATTGACCAAAAGGAGAATAAGTTGTTGGACAACTATGATGAAGTATTTCGTGACTTGTGCTTAAAACAATACAATGATGAGACGATGCTTGAATACGGTTGTTTTGGCCCCAATAGTCCGGATGTGCGTACTGGTTATGTAAACACTATCCCGACAAGCGGTACTTCTGTTACTTTTGGAAAAGGTGGTGCCCAAATGGTATCGATGCCAACTTTCTATTTTGAATTTGAAGAAGGTGATCAACGTCGCGACGTGTCAGTATGCAACTATGCTCTTTTGGGTGATGATTCTTACCAAATGAACACCTATGTAGGGCAGGGTGTAGGCAAATATCGCATAAACTGGAAGAGCGAAAGAGGCACCTCAGATAGTAGACGTGATATTAATTGGCCGTTGTTGCGTTATTCGGATGTGCTATTGATGTATGCAGAAGCTTTGAACGAATTGAATAATGCTCCTACCACCGAGGCTGTTAATGCACTGAAAGCTGTTCGTTTACGTGCATTTAAGAATGATGCATCTAAAATAGGTACTATTCCGACAAGTTACCCTGATTTTAAAAATGCTATTATTCAGGAACGCAAGCTAGAACTTTCCAATGAATCATTGCGTAAAACCGATCTGACACGTTGGGGCATTTTAGTTGATTATTTGACAGCAGAAAAGGAGAAACTGTATCAGTTGGCTAACCATGAAGGGAAATATGCAAATGTTGATGTATATCGTGCTTATAAGAAAGGATCTAAAGCAGTTTTCAAAGATCCGACAGTTGCACTTTCTTATATATCTATGAATGCAGCAGATATAGCTCAACTGAACTTAACTACAGCTGAAGAAACGACACTGAACACCCTAAATGATTCTAAGAAAGGTGTTTTGACGAAAGACTTTTATGAAGCAGGCGGCAAAGTCTACTTCACTCAGAGTGCTGCACCGGAAGGAGCTACAAAAGTGTCTTATACCATTTTGAATATGTTTGGTTGTAACAGCGTGAAGCAAAGCGGTGGGCTCTCTGTTAAGACAGTGGAGGGAATAAGTGCTGAGAATACATGGATTACCAGAATGTTTTATGGCATGGAGAAAAATAAAGTGGAAATTATGCCCTT